In Rhodococcus pseudokoreensis, the DNA window CTCGTCGTCGACGACGAGCACTCTTCGCTGGCTCATTCCCCGACTGTATTGCGCGCACGTGCGGATCCCGGGCAGAGCCTGTGAAGATTCTGTGCAGGTTTGCCGGCGACAACACCGCGGGGTGGTGGATACACACCCTGGGGTGCCTGTCGAACGCCTCGGCCGCGGCGCAAGGTTGGTCTATCAGCCCAGCTGGGAACCGCAAACTCACCGGAGGCACCCCATCGTCCACACCGCAACCCGCATCGCGATCGGCGCAACCGCCGCCCTCACGTTCTCCCTCGCCGGAGCCGCAGCGATCGTTCTTGCCGGTGGACACACCGAGGGGGCTCCCACCCCGAGCCAGGAAAGGAGCATCTCGCAGCAACCGGCGCCGGCACTCGCGACGCCCCCGAGCCGGATCGTCGTCGCGGACCCCGGCCATTCGGCGGAATCCGTGAACCCGGTGGAACCCTGGAACCCCGTCGAACCCGTCAATCCTGTCGAACCGGTCAATCCTGTCGAACCCGGGAACCCCGTGTACCCCGGCTACTCGACCGAGACCGAAGCGGCCGCACCGGGACCGGAGGTCGCGCCGCCGGCACCGCCCGTCTACCAGGAGCCGGTCGTGGAGGAGCCGGTCGTGGAGGAGCCGGTCGTGGTCGACCCCGTTGTCCCGCCGAAGGGTCCGTTCGACGGACCGGGCCAGGTCGAACCGGGCGTGCTCGATCCCGAAACCAATCCGTTCCCCGTCGGTGGCGGCCCGAAGCCCGCCCCGCCCGTGGTCCCGCAGGCACCCGGCGGAGTCGGCCCCGTCGGCGGCGGAACCGTCGTCAGTCCCTGATCACCGGAGGTTGTTCACACCATGTCCCCCATCAAGACCCGCATCGCGATCGGCGCAGGCGCGGCGTTCGTCCTCTCCGTCGTCGGCGCGGCCGGGATCGCCGTGGCAGGCGGAGCTGCGCCTCCGGTCGCCGACGTGAGTATCACCGAACAGCAGCGTGACGTGGACACGGAGTCCACACCCCTCCCGGTCTTCACTCCCCCGGCGCTGAACACCCCCACGCAGGAATCGCCCGGATCATTCGACACCGCGGCGGTGGACCCCTTCGAGCCGGCGCCCTGGCGGTATTAGGACTCCACCTCGACGTCTTCGGGTGACTTGTCGTCCCGGAGCCCACGCCAGCTGGGGTGCCGCAGTCTTCGCGAGCCGGTCCAATCCATGAACCGCACCTCCGCGACGAGGGTGGGGGTCACCCACACGGCCCCCTTGCGGTCGGCGGTGGGCAGATCTTCGACGAACGGGCTGGTGTCGGTTTCGAGCGGTCCCAGGGTGGATGCGAGTTCCTGCAGATCCCGTTCGGTGAACCCGGTTCCGACGCGTCCGATGTAGCGCAGGCCGTCGTTCTCGGGGACGCCGAGCAGCACCGAACCGATGCCGCTGGACCGCCCGCCCTGACCGCGGCGCCACCCGCCGATCACGGCTTCCTGTGTGCGCCAGTTCTTCACCTTGATCCAGCTCGACCCCCGCTTGCCCGGCAGGTACACGGATTCGCGGCGTTTGGCCACCACACCTTCCCACCCCTTGCCGCGACTCTCGTCCAGGGCTTCCTGCGCGGACCCGTACAGTTGCGGCGGCACGTCCAGGTCGTCGACCTTGGCCGCCAGCGCCTCGAGGACGCGGCGCCGGTCGGTGTACTTCTTGCGCAGCAACGACACTCCGTCGAGGTACAGCACGTCGAACGCGAGGAAGTGCGGCTCGTTGCCCTGCTGCAGCAGACCGAAGTTCGCGACACCCCGCTCGTCGAACGCGACCACTTCGCCGTCCAGGACCACCTCGTGGTCTTCGAGAGAATCTGCCAGCCAACCCAATTGCGCGTAGTCCCCGGTCTTGTCGTTGCCCGCGCGGCTCGTCATCTTCAGCTCGCCGCCACTGATCTCGGCGATCACCCTGATGCCGTCCCACTTCCCCTCGAAAGCCCACTCGTCGGCGTCGAGGCCGTCGAGGGTGCCGGGGCTCGCGAGCATCGGCGACAACCCGCGCGGCAGTTCCGACGACCGCGACCCGCCCGGCGTCTGGTCCTTCATCAGGTGCATCAGCCACTGGTCGCCCTTCGTGCGGATCAGCGCGAACCGGCCCTCCACCTGCTCACCGTGCAACTGGACGATCACCTCGTCGTCCCGCCACTTCTCGGTGTCGTACGTGCCCGTGTCCCAGATGGTCATCTGGCCGCCCCCATACTCGCCCTTCGGGATGCTCCCGGAGAACGTGAGGTATTCGAGCGGATGGTCCTCGGTGTGCACGGCCAGGCGATTCTCCCCCGTCGTCGTCGGCACGTTCTTCGGCACCGCCCACGACACGAGAACCCCGTCCCGTTCCAGTCGCAGGTCGTAATGGAGCCGCCGGGCGTGATGTTCCTGGATGACGAAGCTGTTGCCGTTCCCCGGCTGCACCGTGTGCGGCATCGGCTCGGGTGTCCGTCCGGGATCACGCTTGCGGCGGTACTCGGCGAGGGCGGCGGCGTCCTCGAGCGGCGGATCGAGTCCGGCGAGCAGATCGCCGTCCGACTCCCACCGTTCGAGCACTTCCTCGAACCGCAGCTGCCGGAGGTCGGGGTCGTCGAGTTCGTCCCAGCTGCGCGGCGCCGCGACGTACGGCTGGGAGCGCCCGCGCAGCGAGTACGGGGCGATGGTCGTCTTGGACGGATTGTTCTGGCTCCAGTCGACGAATACCTTGCCCGCGCGCACCGCCTTGGCCATGGTCGCGGTGACGAGTTCGGGGCGCAGTTTCTCCAGTCCCGTCGCCACCTGCTTCGCGACGGTCGACGCGCCCGAACCGTCCAGCTTCCGGTCGAGCGGCACGTACAGGTGAATGCCCTTGCTGCCGCTGGTGACCGGGTACGCGGTCCAGCCGAGGTTCGCGACCAGGTCGCGCACGGCCCGTGCCACCTCCGCGCATTCGGCGAGACCCACACCGGGTCCGGGGTCGAGGTCGAAGACGATGCGGGTCGCCGGACCCCGATGCGACCCGTCGAACCGCCACTGCGGCACATGCAGTTCGAGTGCGGCCTGCTGTCCCGCCCACACGAGGGCCGCGACCGAGTTCAGAAGCGGGTAGTGCACGGAACGATCCGAGTGCTCGAGTGCGCGGCGCTCCAGCCATCCCGGTGCGGAGGCCGCGAGGTTCTTCTCGAAGAACGGCTCGCTGTCCACCCCGTTGGGCCAGCGTTTGCGGGTGGCGGGACGGTCCACGACGTGCGGCAGCATGGCCGGCGCGATCCGCGAGTAGTAGTCGATCACCTCACCCTTCGCGGTGCCCGACTCCGGGTAGAGGACCTTGCCGAGGTTGGTCAGGGACAGGCGATGCCCTTCGACCGTCAGTTGCCGAGTTCCCGCTGTGGCCACGCGTTCCTCCCTCCGCCAATACATACATATTGTGCGCCGCGCGGCCGCTTCGCTGGCCGGATCGCCACCCGCCAGGCAAGATGACGGGGTGCACCGAGGTCCCAAGACAGCCGCCGCCGCTATATCCGCTGCACTGACATTGCTCGCCGGATCCTGCTCCACCGACACCACGGCGCAGGTCGACTCGCAGGCCGAGGCGTCGACGATTCCCGAAGCGTTCACCAAACTTCCGTCCACCCGGGCGGTCGGCGACTGCGCCCCCGGCAGCGGCATCACCGCACAGGACGGCGTGGTCACCATCGCCACCGACAGCCCGTCGTACCGGCCGTGGTTCGTCGACGGCGACCCGTCCAACGGCAAGGGCTACGAGGGCGCCGTCGCGCGGGAAGTGGTCGAGAAGCTGGGATACGGTCCGGACCAGGTGCACTTCGAGACCGTCGACTTCAACGACGCGCTGGCGGCCGGCGAGAAGGATTTCGACTTCGCCATCGACCAGTTCACGATCGTCGACACCCGGCGTGAGACGGTCGATTTCAGTTCGCCGTATTACGCCGTCACGCAGTCGGTGCTGGCGCTGAAGAACTCTCCCGCGGCGCGCGCCAAGTCGCTGGCCGATCTCGCGCCGTTCCGCCTCGGGGCGCAGGTGGGGTCCACGAGTTTCGACGCCATCGCGCAGACGGTGCAGCCCCGCCAGGCACCGGTCAGTTTCGCCACCACCGACGACGCCAAGGCCGCCCTGGCCGCGGGCACCATCGACGCGCTGGTGGTGGACATCCCGACCGGGTTTCAGATCACCGCCAACGAGGTGAAGGACAGCGTTCTCGTCGGTCAGTTCCCGCGTCCGAACGCCGTCACCGAATTCTTCGGTCTCGTGCTGGAGAAGAACAGCCCGCTCACGGCGTGCGTCTCCGCGGCCGTCGATTCCCTCTACGCCGACGGGACGCTGGACGCCCTTGCCGCCGAGTGGATCACCGACACCGGCGGCGCGCACGTCCTCGATTGATCAGGCGTACAGCTCGACGAACGTCTGCAGGGATTTCTCGATGTCGCCCTTCAGCGCCTTCGCGACACCCGAGCCGATGGGGCCGAAGAGGGGTGCGCCACCGAGTTCGATGGTGAACGCCACCTCGGAGGCGTCGCCCTTCGCCTTGACGTCGAGCACCAGTCCGAGCTTCACGCCACCCTTGCCGTCGCCCTTCAGGACGATGCGGTTGGGGGCGTCGTACTCCTTGATCGTCCACTTCACGCGGTTGCGGAGGCCCTTCACCGTGACGACGGAACTGAGCTCGGTTCCAGCAGTGAGGGTCTCGGGCAGTTCGCCGCGCCAGCCGTCGTGGACCACGAACCACTTGTCGAAGTCCCGCAGATTCGAGGCCTTGTCCCAGGTGTCCTGGGGGCTGAGGGGAACGTCGGTCTTGACCGTGAGTTTCGCCATTGGGGCAGCCTAACGGCCCGTGAGTACTTGTTAACCGCGGGCGGTTAACAAGTACTCACGGGGCCGGAGGCCAGTTAGTGCGAGACGGCCTTCTCCACACCGACACCGGTGAGAGAGCGGACCTCCATCTCGGCCTGCTTGGCGGGATCCTCCGCCTTGCCGCGACCGACGTAGGTGCCGACGATGCCGAGCACGAACGCCAGCGGGATGGAGACGATGCCCGGGTTGGCGAGCGGGAAGAAGTCGAAGTCGGCGGTCGGGAACATCGACGACGGCTTACCGGACACGGCCGGGGAGAACACGATCAGCAGGAGGCAGCTGATCAGGCCGCCGTAGATGCTGAACAGGGCGCCGGTGGTGTTGAACTTCTTCCAGAACAGCGAGTACAGCAGCGTCGGCAGGTTGGCCGAGGCGGCCACCGCGAAGGCGAGCGCCACCAGGAACGCGATGTTCTGGCCCATGGCGAGGATGCCGAGGACGATCGACACGAGACCGATCACGACGACCGTGATCCGGGAGACCCGCACCTGGGACTCTTCCGACGCGTTTCCACGCTTGATGACGCTGGCGTAGATGTCGTGGGCGAACGACGCCGACGCCGTGATCGCCAGCCCCGCCACCACGGCGAGGATGGTCGCGAACGCCACCGCGGAGATGATGGCGAGGAAGATGGTGCCGCCCAGTTCGAATGCGAGCAGCGGTGCCGCCGCGTTCTCCTTGCCGGGTGCGGCGAGGATGACGTCGGGGCCGACCATCTTGGCGGCGCCGTAGCCGAGGACGAGCGTGAACAGGTAGAACGCGCCGATCAGTCCGATCGCCCAGGTCACCGAGCGGCGGGCTTCCTTGGCGGTGGGAACGGTGTAGAACCGCATCAGCACGTGCGGCAGGCCCGCGGTGCCGAGGACCAGTGCGATGCCGAGCGAGATGAAGTCGAGCTTGCTCATCGCGCTGATGCCGTACTTGGCGCCGGGGGCGAGGATGTCGCGGCCCGCGATCGCCTCGTTCGTGGAGCCGGCGACCGTCGCCTGGGCGTCCGCGAGCAGCTGGGAGAAGTTGCCGCGCACCGCGAACAGGACGAGGAAGAACATGATGCCTGCGCCCGCGACCAGCAGCACCGCCTTGACCATCTGCACGTAGGTGGTGCCCTTCATGCCGCCGACCAGCACGTAGACGATCATCAGCACACCGACGACCGCGACGACGATTGCCTGACCGACCTTGCCGTCGATGTTCAGCAGCAGTGCGACGAGCCCGCCTGCGCCCGCCATCTGCGCGAGCAGGTAGAACAGCGAGACCACCAGCGTGGACAGCGCCGCCGCCATCCGCACGGGACGCTGCTTGAGCCGGAAGCTCAGCACGTCCGCCATCGTGAACCGGCCGGTGTTGCGCAGCAGTTCCGCGACCAGCAGCAGCGCCACCAGCCAGGCGACGAGGAAGCCGACGGAGTACAGGAAGCCGTCGTAGCCGTACACCGCGATGGCGCCGGCGATGCCGAGGAACGACGCCGCCGACAGGTAGTCGCCCGCGATGGCGAAACCGTTCTGCGGTCCGGAGAACTGGCCGCCGCCGGTGTAGAAGTCCGACGCCTTCTTGGTGGTGCGGCTCGCGCGGATCACGATGGTCATCGTGATCACGACGAACGCCACGAAGATGGCGATGTTGAGGAGCGGGTTGCCGACGTCGGTGGCTGCGGCGAGTGTGGTGATCACTGGAGCGGTCCTTCCAGCTCGTCGCGGATCGCGGAGGAGCGGGGATCGAGTTCCCGGTTGGCGAATTTGACGTACAGCGCGGTGATCACGAACGTGGTCACGAACTGGCCGAGACCGAGGATGATGCCCAGGTTGACGTTGCCGATCACCTTGGTCGCCATGAACTCGGGGGCGTACGTGGCGAGCAGGACGTACGCCGCGTACCAGGTGAGGAAGAACGCCGTCATCGGGAAGACGAAACTGCGCAGGCGGTGTCGCAACTCCTGGAACTCCGGGCTCGCCTGCATGTCTACGAAGGCTTGCGCATCAGGGGTGCGCCGCTTCTGCGGTGCGCCCTCACTGAGGTCGGCTGTGGTCACTGCAGACTCCTTGGTCGTGTGAAGTGAACTGAGTGCCGACGTTAGTGAGAGGTGAGTCACAGAAACAGGCTGTGGCGGCTGTCACACGGCGAGCTGCCGGACTGTGCGGCGAACGGTCACCCGACCGCGACAAGCGGCTCCGCCACCCGTGCGTGCGAAAGGAGTGCAGGGACTCATTA includes these proteins:
- a CDS encoding transporter substrate-binding domain-containing protein produces the protein MHRGPKTAAAAISAALTLLAGSCSTDTTAQVDSQAEASTIPEAFTKLPSTRAVGDCAPGSGITAQDGVVTIATDSPSYRPWFVDGDPSNGKGYEGAVAREVVEKLGYGPDQVHFETVDFNDALAAGEKDFDFAIDQFTIVDTRRETVDFSSPYYAVTQSVLALKNSPAARAKSLADLAPFRLGAQVGSTSFDAIAQTVQPRQAPVSFATTDDAKAALAAGTIDALVVDIPTGFQITANEVKDSVLVGQFPRPNAVTEFFGLVLEKNSPLTACVSAAVDSLYADGTLDALAAEWITDTGGAHVLD
- a CDS encoding cation acetate symporter — protein: MITTLAAATDVGNPLLNIAIFVAFVVITMTIVIRASRTTKKASDFYTGGGQFSGPQNGFAIAGDYLSAASFLGIAGAIAVYGYDGFLYSVGFLVAWLVALLLVAELLRNTGRFTMADVLSFRLKQRPVRMAAALSTLVVSLFYLLAQMAGAGGLVALLLNIDGKVGQAIVVAVVGVLMIVYVLVGGMKGTTYVQMVKAVLLVAGAGIMFFLVLFAVRGNFSQLLADAQATVAGSTNEAIAGRDILAPGAKYGISAMSKLDFISLGIALVLGTAGLPHVLMRFYTVPTAKEARRSVTWAIGLIGAFYLFTLVLGYGAAKMVGPDVILAAPGKENAAAPLLAFELGGTIFLAIISAVAFATILAVVAGLAITASASFAHDIYASVIKRGNASEESQVRVSRITVVVIGLVSIVLGILAMGQNIAFLVALAFAVAASANLPTLLYSLFWKKFNTTGALFSIYGGLISCLLLIVFSPAVSGKPSSMFPTADFDFFPLANPGIVSIPLAFVLGIVGTYVGRGKAEDPAKQAEMEVRSLTGVGVEKAVSH
- a CDS encoding ATP-dependent DNA ligase produces the protein MYWRREERVATAGTRQLTVEGHRLSLTNLGKVLYPESGTAKGEVIDYYSRIAPAMLPHVVDRPATRKRWPNGVDSEPFFEKNLAASAPGWLERRALEHSDRSVHYPLLNSVAALVWAGQQAALELHVPQWRFDGSHRGPATRIVFDLDPGPGVGLAECAEVARAVRDLVANLGWTAYPVTSGSKGIHLYVPLDRKLDGSGASTVAKQVATGLEKLRPELVTATMAKAVRAGKVFVDWSQNNPSKTTIAPYSLRGRSQPYVAAPRSWDELDDPDLRQLRFEEVLERWESDGDLLAGLDPPLEDAAALAEYRRKRDPGRTPEPMPHTVQPGNGNSFVIQEHHARRLHYDLRLERDGVLVSWAVPKNVPTTTGENRLAVHTEDHPLEYLTFSGSIPKGEYGGGQMTIWDTGTYDTEKWRDDEVIVQLHGEQVEGRFALIRTKGDQWLMHLMKDQTPGGSRSSELPRGLSPMLASPGTLDGLDADEWAFEGKWDGIRVIAEISGGELKMTSRAGNDKTGDYAQLGWLADSLEDHEVVLDGEVVAFDERGVANFGLLQQGNEPHFLAFDVLYLDGVSLLRKKYTDRRRVLEALAAKVDDLDVPPQLYGSAQEALDESRGKGWEGVVAKRRESVYLPGKRGSSWIKVKNWRTQEAVIGGWRRGQGGRSSGIGSVLLGVPENDGLRYIGRVGTGFTERDLQELASTLGPLETDTSPFVEDLPTADRKGAVWVTPTLVAEVRFMDWTGSRRLRHPSWRGLRDDKSPEDVEVES
- a CDS encoding SRPBCC family protein, whose translation is MAKLTVKTDVPLSPQDTWDKASNLRDFDKWFVVHDGWRGELPETLTAGTELSSVVTVKGLRNRVKWTIKEYDAPNRIVLKGDGKGGVKLGLVLDVKAKGDASEVAFTIELGGAPLFGPIGSGVAKALKGDIEKSLQTFVELYA
- a CDS encoding DUF485 domain-containing protein; translated protein: MTTADLSEGAPQKRRTPDAQAFVDMQASPEFQELRHRLRSFVFPMTAFFLTWYAAYVLLATYAPEFMATKVIGNVNLGIILGLGQFVTTFVITALYVKFANRELDPRSSAIRDELEGPLQ